The Nitrospirales bacterium genome includes a window with the following:
- a CDS encoding cytochrome ubiquinol oxidase subunit I, whose product MNRKPLQILRNSSFPISGSALLKWGGLFILVLFPVLAWAQDAATQAMSVEYRDIPGIGSRNIIWIVAQQHLLLAGFVLGVPIFAWVCEIVGWKTKEPRYDKLAKEFTKLLTSAYATTALFGGILLFLLIGLYPKLMAYLTDIFFPSFIAYCLLFIAETATLYMYWYGWDAMQGNKKALHIFLGFLLNLFAIGIMIVPNAWATFQASPVVVADGTAIEKAWAAMQNPTWWPVNIHRLIANVVLGGFICGAYAGVRYLLAVTREEKEHYDWMGYVGNFIGVFGMLPLPFAGYWLMREIYQYNQQMGITLMGGFLAWLFILQAMLIGVLFLGANYYFWLGIAHRIPGSEGQYKKPIMAMLIVLLVCLGVWMTPHSLVASLEEARKMGGTHHPLLGVFGVMSAKMTVSNLMILVTFMSFIMYWRAGKVETAGWAKAAKALMGALLVIAGIAVIVLGVWGYFVPAIIRINYFSVAQVLIVLFIMITFTPLTALLMKSAKTTTEMVWGKMPIRAGYSLVLNAVMVILLMSLMGYARSSSRVHWHIYGVMRDTSEYAYSPALGYAAAFMSLNTFVFCLLAAFIFWVATLGDKAKKQPPEGGEAEKVPPMGSVAPAMAGGAPRQGEKLS is encoded by the coding sequence ATGAACAGGAAACCTCTTCAAATCCTCAGGAATTCTAGTTTTCCGATTTCGGGGAGCGCTCTTCTTAAATGGGGTGGTCTGTTCATTCTTGTATTGTTCCCGGTTTTGGCATGGGCTCAAGATGCGGCTACCCAGGCCATGTCGGTGGAGTATCGTGATATTCCAGGAATTGGGAGCCGGAATATTATTTGGATCGTAGCTCAACAGCATCTTTTGCTGGCAGGCTTCGTTCTGGGAGTTCCTATTTTTGCCTGGGTTTGTGAAATAGTCGGTTGGAAGACCAAAGAGCCTCGCTATGACAAGCTGGCTAAGGAATTTACCAAGCTTCTCACTTCAGCCTATGCGACGACGGCTCTGTTTGGAGGGATTCTACTTTTCCTTCTTATTGGTCTGTACCCGAAATTAATGGCTTACCTGACCGACATCTTCTTTCCATCGTTTATCGCCTACTGTCTCCTTTTTATCGCAGAAACTGCCACGCTTTATATGTATTGGTATGGATGGGATGCGATGCAGGGTAACAAAAAGGCTTTGCATATCTTCCTTGGCTTCCTGCTCAATTTATTCGCGATTGGCATTATGATCGTTCCTAATGCGTGGGCGACTTTCCAGGCCAGCCCTGTTGTGGTGGCAGACGGAACCGCGATTGAAAAAGCCTGGGCCGCCATGCAGAACCCGACGTGGTGGCCGGTGAATATTCACAGGCTGATCGCAAACGTCGTACTGGGTGGGTTCATCTGCGGCGCGTACGCCGGAGTGCGTTATCTGCTCGCCGTCACCCGTGAAGAGAAAGAGCATTATGACTGGATGGGATATGTTGGAAATTTTATCGGTGTCTTTGGGATGTTGCCCTTGCCCTTCGCCGGATATTGGTTGATGCGAGAAATCTATCAGTATAATCAGCAGATGGGGATCACCCTGATGGGTGGATTTTTAGCGTGGTTGTTTATCCTTCAGGCGATGCTGATTGGCGTGTTATTCCTTGGAGCCAATTATTACTTCTGGCTAGGTATTGCTCACAGGATACCTGGGTCTGAGGGTCAGTATAAAAAACCCATTATGGCGATGCTGATCGTCTTGCTCGTTTGTCTGGGGGTGTGGATGACACCACATTCTCTCGTTGCCAGTTTGGAAGAAGCCAGAAAAATGGGAGGAACCCATCACCCACTTCTCGGGGTGTTTGGGGTGATGTCCGCCAAGATGACCGTATCGAATTTGATGATTCTCGTGACATTTATGAGTTTTATTATGTATTGGCGGGCGGGAAAGGTTGAAACAGCTGGTTGGGCGAAAGCCGCAAAAGCGCTCATGGGAGCTTTGCTGGTGATCGCTGGAATCGCCGTGATCGTACTTGGAGTCTGGGGATATTTCGTGCCGGCCATCATCAGGATTAACTATTTTTCAGTGGCGCAGGTGTTGATCGTGCTCTTTATCATGATAACCTTCACACCATTAACGGCGCTTTTGATGAAAAGCGCTAAAACCACGACCGAGATGGTGTGGGGAAAAATGCCTATTCGTGCTGGATATAGTCTGGTGTTGAATGCCGTGATGGTCATCCTGTTGATGTCACTCATGGGCTATGCGCGATCATCCTCTCGCGTGCATTGGCATATTTATGGTGTGATGCGAGATACGTCAGAATACGCCTACTCACCGGCGCTCGGCTATGCCGCTGCATTTATGTCATTGAATACCTTTGTGTTTTGTTTGTTGGCGGCATTCATATTCTGGGTCGCAACTTTAGGAGATAAAGCGAAAAAACAGCCACCAGAAGGAGGGGAGGCTGAGAAGGTTCCCCCAATGGGAAGCGTGGCTCCAGCGATGGCTGGAGGAGCTCCTAGGCAGGGCGAAAAGCTAAGCTGA
- a CDS encoding ethylbenzene dehydrogenase-related protein encodes MIGKKGIGLASAMIFGVMGLWAIPVFASDPPPDDAPASVSVRVYLTEGTVPVSDPNAAEWDSVASSEFNLAPQVHWPDRIQDATVKSVKVRGLHDEQTIAILVEYQDPTQDPADAAALEFMVGDQMAHFAHGQEMLQVEGGPVNIWYWKNEEGKATDMSAKGFKTLRLQEQQDVSATGIWQDGVWKVVFSRPLQTGDENDIQIDPGKWTSVAFAFWDGKIIEGAVKEKGSQKAVSSWWYIRAEPAPDNSIFGYVALGLLIAAAFEYFLVRKLRKGQPA; translated from the coding sequence ATGATCGGAAAAAAAGGAATTGGTCTGGCGTCTGCCATGATCTTTGGAGTGATGGGCCTATGGGCTATCCCGGTGTTTGCAAGTGACCCTCCACCTGATGATGCGCCGGCAAGCGTTTCAGTTCGAGTATACTTGACGGAAGGAACCGTGCCAGTGAGCGATCCAAACGCTGCTGAGTGGGATTCTGTCGCGTCATCGGAGTTTAACTTGGCCCCCCAAGTGCATTGGCCTGACCGTATTCAGGATGCCACGGTTAAGTCCGTTAAGGTACGCGGTCTTCATGACGAACAAACCATCGCCATCCTGGTTGAATACCAAGACCCCACTCAAGATCCAGCAGACGCCGCTGCATTGGAGTTTATGGTTGGTGATCAAATGGCCCATTTTGCTCATGGTCAAGAAATGCTTCAAGTCGAGGGTGGCCCTGTCAACATCTGGTATTGGAAGAATGAAGAGGGAAAAGCCACAGACATGAGTGCGAAAGGATTCAAGACACTACGACTGCAAGAGCAACAGGATGTCTCGGCGACAGGGATCTGGCAAGACGGTGTCTGGAAGGTCGTGTTTTCAAGACCGCTTCAAACCGGAGATGAAAACGACATCCAGATAGATCCAGGAAAATGGACGAGTGTGGCCTTTGCGTTCTGGGATGGAAAAATCATTGAGGGTGCCGTGAAAGAAAAGGGAAGTCAAAAGGCTGTTTCCTCGTGGTGGTATATTCGCGCAGAGCCAGCGCCAGACAATTCTATCTTTGGCTATGTCGCCTTAGGTCTCCTAATAGCGGCGGCATTTGAATATTTTCTCGTAAGAAAGCTTCGAAAAGGACAGCCGGCATGA
- a CDS encoding cytochrome c, which yields MSEVALLQLIGLIVVGLGVAILLFIKSKFLRVIGFVIIVLGSFSLIALGVPQMASLPPAIETFDIASVKTPDDLASIGQKIFFSKGQCALCHSIGPSESARCPDLAGIGAKLTPEFIYESLTDPQAYIYLDFRHDQLPEEYPARMPYINKNPIALSKPEIYSVIAFLQKMSGEPISIQIEDVMVVEVAEERIPVPIHAAPNVSEEEVVVVGTTSIESD from the coding sequence ATGAGTGAAGTTGCATTATTGCAATTGATAGGGCTGATCGTTGTCGGACTTGGCGTAGCTATTCTTCTGTTCATCAAATCCAAGTTCCTTAGGGTTATCGGGTTTGTCATAATTGTTCTAGGATCATTCAGCCTGATTGCCTTGGGTGTTCCACAAATGGCATCTCTCCCTCCAGCTATCGAGACTTTTGATATTGCCAGCGTCAAGACGCCAGACGATCTGGCGTCTATCGGCCAGAAAATATTTTTTAGTAAAGGTCAATGTGCTTTGTGTCATTCCATTGGTCCGAGTGAATCAGCGAGGTGTCCTGATCTTGCTGGTATCGGGGCAAAACTAACTCCTGAGTTTATCTATGAGAGTTTAACGGATCCACAAGCTTACATCTATTTGGACTTCCGCCACGATCAGCTTCCCGAGGAGTATCCGGCGCGTATGCCGTATATCAACAAAAATCCCATTGCGCTGAGTAAACCCGAGATCTATTCGGTCATCGCATTTTTGCAAAAGATGAGCGGTGAACCTATCAGTATTCAGATAGAAGATGTGATGGTCGTTGAGGTAGCCGAAGAACGAATACCAGTCCCCATTCATGCCGCTCCAAATGTGAGTGAAGAAGAAGTGGTCGTCGTTGGGACCACCAGTATTGAAAGTGATTAA
- a CDS encoding cytochrome c, with protein sequence MKGPLVSAAILLSGVFVFLKFILPLFTAPLPASLIYLYLAITLSGIMIFDTMSERGLETFMGPINRFLSGEVQGTAKTARLLVFIVFPLLVGWQTYTKLAPSDLPPAENRTIHPAPPGEFVGLANPYPTNNSNIQQGKGIYAANCSPCHGPNFDGKGVAAPGFNPPPANFADPGTIAQLQESYLFWRIKKGGVGLPIEGMPWKSAMPRWEEELTDEQIWKVIIGEYDGAGQSPRTWEEEE encoded by the coding sequence ATGAAAGGTCCTCTCGTATCAGCAGCGATTTTGCTTAGTGGCGTCTTTGTCTTTTTAAAGTTTATTCTCCCTTTGTTTACGGCGCCTTTGCCGGCAAGCCTCATATATCTCTACTTGGCAATTACGCTGAGTGGAATCATGATTTTTGACACCATGAGTGAGAGAGGACTTGAGACATTCATGGGACCCATAAATCGGTTTTTGTCGGGAGAAGTTCAGGGCACGGCCAAAACGGCCAGGCTCTTGGTCTTTATTGTCTTCCCTCTACTGGTAGGCTGGCAAACGTATACTAAACTAGCTCCGAGTGATTTACCTCCAGCAGAGAACCGAACGATCCACCCGGCGCCTCCTGGTGAATTCGTTGGATTAGCGAATCCTTACCCCACGAATAATTCTAATATTCAGCAGGGGAAGGGAATCTATGCAGCGAACTGCTCACCCTGTCATGGTCCAAACTTTGATGGAAAGGGCGTGGCTGCGCCAGGATTCAATCCTCCTCCTGCCAATTTTGCGGATCCTGGAACCATTGCTCAGCTTCAGGAATCGTACTTATTTTGGCGTATAAAAAAAGGTGGGGTCGGCTTACCGATTGAAGGGATGCCATGGAAGTCCGCCATGCCTCGCTGGGAGGAGGAATTAACGGATGAGCAGATTTGGAAAGTGATTATCGGTGAATACGATGGGGCCGGACAATCACCAAGAACCTGGGAAGAAGAAGAATAG
- the ubiA gene encoding 4-hydroxybenzoate octaprenyltransferase, producing MTTPPSSTTESSPNVPQQREHFWITALQLIRLPSQSGTWLLLLPSLWALVLASEKNQLDPALVLIFTIGAFLMRSAGVIFNDLADRSIDKQVQRTQHRPLARGALSPLQALSLALIFVVLSFGLVLSLNPLSIALSPIALALAALYPFAKRYIHIPQLILGIAFGWGTVMAWAAVQNRLELETWLLFLGTVFWAVAYDTIYALQDREDDVKIGVKSSAIFFGEYVWAGVAGASSLTLIFIGMAGWLASLNNFFFVGLLGISLFLSWQVWRLTQPQQRHTYFTMFKQHVWVGIAMLVLLWAGKI from the coding sequence ATGACGACTCCCCCCTCTTCAACTACTGAATCCTCACCCAACGTTCCTCAACAACGTGAACACTTTTGGATAACGGCACTGCAGCTTATCCGACTCCCGAGTCAAAGCGGAACATGGCTGCTCCTGCTTCCTTCTTTATGGGCACTCGTATTGGCTTCAGAGAAGAACCAGCTTGACCCGGCCCTGGTTCTTATTTTTACGATTGGGGCCTTTCTCATGCGAAGCGCTGGGGTCATTTTTAATGATCTTGCCGACCGGTCAATCGACAAGCAAGTTCAGCGTACACAACATCGCCCGCTCGCGCGAGGAGCACTTTCCCCGCTTCAGGCACTGAGTCTCGCTTTAATATTCGTCGTCCTATCGTTCGGGCTTGTTTTATCACTCAACCCACTGAGTATCGCTCTAAGCCCTATTGCATTGGCCCTGGCCGCGTTATATCCCTTTGCAAAACGGTATATTCATATTCCGCAACTCATTCTCGGTATTGCCTTTGGGTGGGGAACCGTGATGGCTTGGGCAGCCGTTCAAAATCGCTTGGAATTAGAGACCTGGCTGTTGTTTTTAGGAACAGTCTTCTGGGCCGTAGCGTATGATACGATTTATGCTCTTCAGGATCGCGAAGACGATGTGAAAATTGGCGTGAAGTCTTCCGCCATTTTCTTCGGAGAATATGTGTGGGCCGGTGTGGCTGGCGCATCAAGCCTCACGCTGATCTTTATCGGAATGGCGGGATGGCTTGCTTCGTTAAACAATTTTTTTTTCGTTGGGCTTCTAGGAATCAGCCTGTTTTTAAGCTGGCAGGTCTGGCGACTCACTCAACCACAACAACGACACACTTACTTCACGATGTTTAAGCAACATGTTTGGGTGGGTATAGCGATGTTAGTGCTACTCTGGGCAGGAAAAATTTAA
- a CDS encoding DUF2914 domain-containing protein, with translation MRVRLALLIISCLLIPTIECWADFEVLDISLAGVIQDRQPIDPVSPPAFCEKDKNGKGELPVIDTAVHPKIFFWMRIASSSAGTIRHTWLQHVDNTWVQISQVNLSIRPSSGYRMWSSKDFRRGDPIGDWMIVVASSADPDQILCITRFSVK, from the coding sequence GTGCGTGTCCGGCTGGCATTATTGATCATCAGTTGTCTCCTGATACCAACCATCGAGTGCTGGGCTGACTTCGAGGTCCTCGACATTTCCTTAGCAGGAGTGATTCAAGACCGACAACCGATAGACCCAGTTTCACCACCCGCATTCTGTGAAAAAGACAAAAACGGCAAAGGCGAACTTCCCGTGATTGACACTGCAGTTCATCCTAAAATTTTTTTCTGGATGCGTATTGCATCATCCTCAGCCGGCACTATCCGACATACCTGGCTTCAACATGTCGACAACACGTGGGTTCAGATCTCGCAAGTCAATCTTTCGATCCGACCGTCTTCCGGGTACCGCATGTGGAGTTCAAAAGATTTCCGACGTGGAGACCCTATCGGCGATTGGATGATCGTTGTCGCCTCCTCGGCTGATCCAGACCAAATACTTTGCATCACACGATTCAGCGTGAAATAA
- a CDS encoding response regulator transcription factor: MTSSPIECGIGYLHVLLIDDHIIFRRGLRQVLLAKFPDLAIVEVGTAQEGLDALGQQKFDLVFLDLNLPDKPGIQFLKEVNGLGYTVPIIVLSVFSEKEFGIRVLQAHGASYLRKDCSNEELYRCVQVVCGGQKHVSDTLGEQLAESVAGGLDALGPYHSLSNREIEILHLFAMGNKPMEIANLLSLSVKTVSSHRTRLLEKLNLRTTAELIRYAIKSELYDNSQ; this comes from the coding sequence ATGACTTCTTCTCCCATTGAATGCGGAATCGGTTATCTTCACGTATTGCTCATTGATGACCATATCATCTTTCGGCGAGGGCTTCGCCAGGTGCTGTTGGCAAAGTTCCCCGACTTAGCGATTGTCGAGGTGGGGACCGCACAAGAAGGGCTGGACGCACTCGGTCAACAAAAATTCGATCTTGTCTTTTTAGACCTGAATCTGCCCGATAAACCTGGCATTCAATTCCTGAAAGAGGTCAATGGCCTCGGTTATACAGTGCCTATCATCGTTCTGAGCGTTTTTTCAGAGAAAGAGTTCGGCATACGAGTCTTGCAAGCGCATGGTGCGTCCTACTTACGAAAAGATTGCTCGAATGAAGAACTCTATCGGTGCGTCCAAGTCGTTTGCGGCGGCCAGAAACACGTTTCAGATACGTTAGGCGAACAACTGGCTGAATCGGTCGCCGGTGGATTGGATGCATTAGGTCCCTATCATTCTTTAAGCAATCGAGAAATTGAAATCTTGCATCTGTTTGCCATGGGGAATAAGCCGATGGAAATTGCGAATCTCTTGTCCCTGAGCGTGAAGACCGTAAGTTCCCATCGGACTAGACTGTTAGAGAAATTAAACTTACGAACCACTGCTGAATTAATTCGTTACGCGATCAAGAGTGAGTTATACGATAATTCTCAATAG
- a CDS encoding c-type cytochrome, translated as MRGVPTIRQAWVWSVLLVIGMFFFVNGCAIFEDEHTAKGKKLYRHYCMHCHGESGRQGEGFNWDSLSNMEFPPPKDLSDSSMGSSISDKDIFNAISRDMKDTSDPKVIEDVEYFGVATMPTFKYTLSEMEIWSLVRYVRSLHGGDFTFDVEGRRQLLESELETTKQEMEVATQALEAAEAKRDAELEAAEAAAEAAGDEDFEAEEIELPEEEVAAKASMRYTEAKNAFERFAKRPKVTVARPDLKTTDEERAVLEKEGKHLYINKYGCNSCHRIQGQGGLVGPELDRAGFRLNDTWIYEWILYPQGIKKHTRMPNLGLNDHDARAVTAYLETLRAPKPDEPVLSQE; from the coding sequence ATGAGGGGCGTACCGACAATTCGGCAAGCGTGGGTTTGGTCAGTTTTGCTCGTTATCGGCATGTTTTTCTTCGTGAATGGGTGCGCGATATTTGAAGATGAGCACACAGCGAAGGGAAAAAAGTTATACCGCCATTATTGTATGCATTGTCATGGGGAGTCCGGGAGACAAGGTGAAGGGTTTAATTGGGACAGTCTTTCGAATATGGAATTTCCACCCCCGAAAGATTTGTCCGATTCATCGATGGGAAGTTCAATATCCGATAAGGACATTTTTAACGCCATTTCAAGAGATATGAAAGATACATCGGATCCAAAAGTAATCGAGGATGTTGAGTACTTCGGCGTCGCGACCATGCCGACTTTCAAATATACACTATCCGAGATGGAAATTTGGTCTTTAGTTCGTTACGTTCGATCTCTTCATGGGGGTGATTTTACGTTTGATGTCGAAGGCAGGCGTCAACTATTGGAGTCTGAGCTAGAGACGACTAAGCAGGAAATGGAGGTCGCAACACAAGCACTAGAAGCTGCGGAAGCCAAACGGGACGCGGAACTGGAGGCTGCTGAAGCGGCGGCTGAGGCTGCAGGTGATGAAGATTTTGAAGCGGAAGAAATAGAACTTCCCGAGGAAGAAGTAGCTGCCAAAGCATCCATGAGGTATACGGAAGCCAAGAATGCCTTTGAACGTTTCGCAAAACGCCCGAAGGTGACGGTGGCTCGTCCAGATTTGAAGACCACAGATGAAGAGCGTGCGGTTCTTGAGAAAGAAGGTAAGCATCTGTATATCAATAAATACGGATGCAATAGTTGCCATCGTATCCAAGGACAAGGGGGGTTGGTTGGTCCGGAACTCGATCGTGCAGGATTTCGATTAAATGACACATGGATTTACGAATGGATTCTGTACCCGCAAGGTATTAAAAAGCACACCAGAATGCCAAACCTTGGGTTGAACGACCATGATGCTCGAGCAGTGACCGCCTACTTGGAAACGCTTCGCGCTCCGAAGCCTGATGAACCTGTTCTTTCCCAAGAGTAG
- a CDS encoding cytochrome bc complex cytochrome b subunit translates to MNEQPRTVNEPNAFEKVVDFVDERVGLKTIQAKMLNEPVPGGSRWAYAFGSVLLFIFILQVVTGILLMFYYVPSTDHAYASTQYIIHEVEYGWFLLSYHFWGSSAMVVMVFAHMSQVFLWGAYKKPRELIWLVGLALFGIVMAFGFTGYLLPWDQRAYWATVVGVEIMDKTPLVGDFMARFLKGGPTPGQMTLSRFFVIHVMVLPAGLMGLAGLHLFLFRKAGPAGPFRGTPEELKAKTDYFFPRQIWKDIVAMATVFLIVCSLAFIEPVVLLEKATPDPGDYHPEPEWYFLFLFQLLRLKMFGGEFGQFLGAIAIPGAFMALLAALPFLDTNPERNIFKRPVALVSWIVIMVGILIFTVSAILNREFLH, encoded by the coding sequence ATGAATGAACAACCGCGTACCGTAAATGAGCCGAATGCGTTTGAAAAAGTTGTCGACTTCGTAGATGAGCGAGTCGGGCTAAAAACGATACAAGCGAAGATGCTCAATGAGCCAGTTCCTGGTGGCTCGCGCTGGGCATACGCGTTCGGTTCGGTTCTCCTCTTCATTTTCATCCTCCAAGTGGTTACTGGGATCCTGCTGATGTTCTACTACGTCCCCAGTACCGATCATGCCTACGCCAGTACTCAATATATTATCCATGAAGTCGAGTATGGCTGGTTTTTGTTGAGCTACCATTTCTGGGGATCCTCAGCCATGGTCGTCATGGTTTTTGCGCATATGTCTCAGGTATTTCTCTGGGGGGCGTATAAAAAGCCACGAGAATTGATATGGCTAGTTGGATTGGCGTTGTTCGGGATTGTCATGGCATTCGGGTTTACTGGATATTTGCTTCCTTGGGATCAGCGAGCCTATTGGGCAACAGTCGTTGGAGTTGAGATCATGGACAAGACGCCGCTTGTCGGTGATTTTATGGCTCGTTTCTTAAAGGGAGGGCCAACCCCTGGGCAGATGACTCTCAGCCGATTCTTCGTGATTCACGTGATGGTTCTGCCAGCAGGATTAATGGGACTGGCAGGCTTGCATCTATTCCTTTTCCGTAAGGCTGGCCCTGCCGGACCATTCCGAGGTACTCCAGAAGAGCTGAAAGCCAAAACTGATTACTTTTTCCCTCGTCAAATTTGGAAAGATATCGTGGCGATGGCCACAGTGTTCTTGATCGTCTGCAGCCTGGCATTTATCGAACCAGTTGTGTTGTTAGAGAAAGCAACCCCAGACCCAGGGGATTATCATCCTGAGCCAGAGTGGTACTTCTTATTCTTATTCCAGCTCTTGCGTTTGAAAATGTTTGGCGGGGAATTTGGGCAATTTCTTGGGGCCATTGCCATTCCTGGTGCATTTATGGCTCTCTTGGCAGCTTTGCCATTTCTTGATACCAATCCTGAGCGTAATATTTTTAAGAGACCGGTTGCTCTGGTAAGTTGGATTGTCATTATGGTCGGTATTCTCATTTTTACCGTTTCGGCCATTTTAAATCGAGAATTTCTTCACTAA
- a CDS encoding response regulator — protein MKKVPEYPTKDSLKKSRITKDLYDIPGLYLYDHANGHLVVDRKFAEILGTSRSAFTEWKDLLSFIHSKDHERFQRVIDQALQAKKGSMRQFSTTVQTTTEGDPPQQVLIVGRAYHTPEDRLRVMGGLRLVPHVGSSKPRDDMIFANLAANDAPVGLFVVDEQYIYRYANRAYLQDVLKKPPDESVIGRSVSDVLGSGWLQIQPKLDQALQGERVAFDVVSWPSLTRELKSHFIASYMPLEITEDVSGVVAAIVDITDLRLFESAQHEGGEKFHELALRLEKSISECTQALGTSPHHLQVLTYGLNLTEYRERIRVAQYLHDTVQHIMILGKWRVAKWRTLPRAELRLHDFFDEIETLFAEGLEATMTMILELSPAILQQNGLIPALEWLGENMKKYGLAVKLFYEKDIPAISDTEGLTIFHAVRELYINIIQHAQVSDAVARVEIVRNHLQISVTDRGIGFDTREAGSDSSSQKFATKLGLLGVVERIKKVGGWVKIFSEPGKGTAVILNLPIKDHKNQEFETTHTAKEEIISAPLRHTPQELEERWKERFSVLSRKRVLAVSPHIMVRQGICNILETFGDIQVVGQFDDEDSLLDAISEFNPDVVILDVTAPEQNEIQITRLIKTCYPEILIIGLIETMTQETREKFQEAGAFDLISKTNGIAMLHQTIMESAH, from the coding sequence ATGAAAAAAGTACCTGAATATCCAACGAAAGACTCTTTAAAGAAGAGTCGGATCACCAAAGACCTGTATGATATTCCCGGGCTGTATTTATATGATCATGCTAACGGACATTTGGTTGTCGATCGAAAGTTTGCTGAAATATTGGGAACCTCACGATCGGCATTCACCGAGTGGAAGGACCTTTTGTCGTTCATTCATTCGAAGGATCACGAGCGATTCCAACGGGTAATCGATCAAGCGCTACAAGCTAAAAAAGGAAGCATGCGACAATTTTCGACGACCGTACAAACGACCACGGAGGGGGATCCCCCCCAACAAGTGCTGATCGTCGGGCGTGCGTATCACACCCCGGAAGATCGACTCCGAGTCATGGGGGGGCTGCGATTAGTCCCGCACGTCGGATCTTCAAAGCCGCGTGACGATATGATATTCGCGAACCTCGCGGCCAATGATGCGCCGGTCGGACTGTTCGTCGTCGACGAACAATATATCTATCGCTATGCCAACCGGGCCTATCTCCAGGACGTTCTCAAGAAACCTCCGGATGAGTCGGTGATCGGACGTTCTGTATCTGACGTCCTTGGCAGCGGCTGGCTGCAGATTCAACCTAAGCTGGATCAAGCATTACAAGGTGAACGTGTCGCGTTTGATGTCGTCTCTTGGCCTTCTCTCACACGCGAGCTCAAATCACATTTTATCGCTTCCTACATGCCTCTTGAGATTACTGAAGACGTTTCTGGAGTTGTGGCTGCCATCGTCGACATCACAGACTTGAGATTATTTGAATCAGCGCAACATGAAGGCGGAGAGAAATTTCACGAACTCGCACTCCGACTCGAAAAAAGCATCTCTGAATGCACGCAAGCCCTTGGAACATCGCCCCACCATCTGCAGGTACTGACGTATGGCTTGAATTTGACAGAGTATCGTGAGCGAATACGGGTGGCCCAGTACTTACATGACACGGTTCAACACATTATGATTTTAGGAAAATGGCGGGTCGCCAAGTGGCGTACTCTGCCGAGGGCAGAATTGCGATTGCATGATTTCTTCGATGAGATCGAGACCTTGTTTGCTGAAGGACTGGAAGCCACGATGACTATGATTCTCGAACTAAGCCCCGCGATCTTGCAACAAAACGGGTTGATACCCGCCTTGGAATGGTTGGGAGAGAACATGAAGAAATATGGGCTGGCCGTGAAACTCTTCTATGAAAAGGATATTCCAGCCATTAGCGATACTGAGGGGCTCACGATCTTTCATGCCGTGAGAGAACTGTACATAAACATCATACAACATGCTCAAGTTTCAGACGCAGTCGCGAGGGTTGAGATTGTCAGGAACCATTTACAAATCAGTGTGACGGACAGGGGGATTGGGTTTGACACGAGGGAAGCGGGGTCGGATTCATCTTCGCAAAAATTTGCCACGAAACTGGGGCTACTGGGTGTTGTGGAGCGAATCAAAAAAGTCGGAGGATGGGTGAAAATCTTTAGCGAACCCGGGAAAGGTACAGCGGTTATCCTAAATCTTCCTATTAAGGACCACAAGAACCAGGAATTCGAAACGACTCATACGGCCAAGGAGGAGATCATATCGGCTCCACTACGCCACACCCCTCAGGAACTCGAAGAAAGGTGGAAAGAAAGATTCTCCGTTCTATCGAGAAAACGTGTGCTGGCAGTCAGTCCTCACATTATGGTGCGCCAAGGGATATGCAATATACTCGAAACATTTGGAGACATCCAAGTCGTCGGCCAGTTTGACGACGAGGACAGCCTCCTGGATGCTATTTCAGAGTTTAATCCCGATGTCGTCATCCTTGACGTCACCGCTCCAGAACAGAACGAAATCCAGATCACTCGTCTTATTAAGACATGCTATCCTGAGATACTGATTATCGGACTGATTGAGACAATGACACAGGAAACCAGGGAAAAATTTCAAGAAGCAGGTGCTTTTGACCTAATTTCCAAAACAAATGGGATCGCAATGCTTCACCAAACGATCATGGAGTCAGCTCATTAA